The following coding sequences lie in one Anomalospiza imberbis isolate Cuckoo-Finch-1a 21T00152 chromosome 17, ASM3175350v1, whole genome shotgun sequence genomic window:
- the ARHGAP40 gene encoding rho GTPase-activating protein 40 isoform X1, which yields MDKRGTRGSRTARGGVAGPRGVLAPVRAASCAQLLSSTRYCPWKMNQLPPKSAVASPVSESTNSRVEALDNLSMDSFWLEVENIKQSTEAEQEECSLADVKTQEEGEAEAEWLQDAGLAELLGDPEVDKDNLVLLSTLTRTQAAAVQRRLDTYSRSRRRRNKHPVRDVRDVFAMGSSQDTAAEKEGSSPDTLWHNLRTSNTQRTETQDYSCTVRNPGKEEVFNMDVAYSEQAAVLLKGSFLSESRKLKDGNALTRFKIPKGRLGVTRIGDLSAQDMKKIPTLALIELTALCDILGFELKRNKAAKLKTTEKRLFGVPLNTLLENDQKLLPNTKVPLLLQALLSCLEKRGLETEGILRVSGSQTRIKSLEQKLERDFYSGLFRWDDVHQNDVSGLLKRFIRELPAPLLTAEYLPAFAAVQNIPDLKQRLQALNLLILILPESNRNTLKALLEFLSKVVAREKNNKMNLWNVSTVMAPNLFMHKGLPNKIPEGKEKQLAEGAADVVRMMIHYQDLLWTVSSFLVAQVRKLNESNSKRYQFCDKRIKNLLRKIHADKDKVEKNQGEPSKIVKVHASLLLKDSLEVHLNNATRVADVLKQFQKNLCQNGWNIVNTVNLLKCNSSTECTNLLLYEVGGNIGEHCLDPDTYLLDLYHINPHAEWIIKQNPSCPRMF from the exons ATGGACAAGCGCGGCACGCGTGGCTCCAGGACGGCCAGGGGCGGCGTGGCCGGGCCCCGGGGGGTGCTGGCACCTGTCCGggcagccagctgtgcccagctgctcAGCAG CACCAGATATTGCCCTTGGAAAATGAACCAGCTTCCTCCGAAGAGTGCTGTGGCATCCCCGGTGTCAGAGAGCACAAATTCCAGGGTAGAGGCTTTGGACAACTTGTCAATGGACAGTTTTTGGCTGGAAGTGGAGAACATCAAACAGAGCACTGAAGCCGAGCAGGAGGAATGCAGCCTTGCAGATGTCAAAACACAGGAGG agggagaagccGAGGCCGAGTGGCTGCAGGACGCGGGGCTGGCCGAGCTCCTCGGGGACCCGGAGGTGGACAAGGACAACCTGGTGCTGCTGTCCACGCTGACGAGGACGCAGGCAGCAGCCGTGCAGCGCCGGCTGGACACCTACTCCCGCTCCCGCCGCAGGAGGAACAAGCACCCCGTGCGCGACGTGCGCGACGTCTTCGCCATGGGCAGCTCCcag gacacagcagcagagaaagaggGGTCCAGCCCAGACACACTGTGGCACAATCTACGGACTTCAAACACCCAGAGAA CAGAAACCCAGGATTATTCCTGCACAGTTCGAAACCCTGGGAAAGAGGAGGTATTCAACATGGATGTTGCCTACTCGGAGCAAGCAGCTGTCCTGCTCAAGGGATCCTTCCTGTCTGAATCCAGGAAGTTAAAGGATGGAAATGCCCTAACA AGATTTAAGATCCCAAAGGGCAGACTAGGAGTGACCAGGATTGGAGATCTGTCAGCTCAGGACATGAAGAAGATCCCCACACTGGCCCTCATTGAACTTACAGCTCTCTGTGATATCCTTGGCTTTGAGCTAAagagaaacaaagcagcaaaactgaaaacaacAG AGAAAAGGCTCTTTGGAGTTCCACTCAACACCCTGTTGGAAAATGACCAAAAGCTGCTGCCCAACACCAAGGTGCCTCTGCTACTCCAGGCA CTGCTGTcctgcctggagaagagaggacTTGAAACAGAGGGCATCCTGAGAGTTTCTGGGTCCCAGACCAGAATTAAG AGCCTGGAACAGAAGCTGGAAAGGGACTTCTACAGCGGCCTGTTCCGTTGGGATGATGTCCACCAGAACGACGTGTCGGGGCTGCTGAAGAGATTCATCCGCGAGCTGCCGGCCCCGCTGCTGACAGCAGAGTACCTGCCTGCCTTTGCTGCTGTCCAGA ATATTCCAGACCTGAAGCAAAGACTGCAAGCTCTAAACCTCCTGATCCTGATTCTGCCAGAGTCCAACAGAAACACTCTGAAG gCCCTTCTTGAGTTTCTCAGCAAGGTGGttgccagggaaaaaaacaacaaaatgaacCTCTGGAACGTTTCCACAGTCATGGCCCCAAACCTCTTCATGCACAAGGGGCTGCCAAACAAGATCCCtgaggggaaggagaagcagctggcagagggggcgGCTGACGTGGTGCGGATGATGATCCATTACCAGGATCTGCTCTGGACA GTCTCCTCTTTTCTGGTGGCTCAGGTGAGAAAGCTGAACGAGAGCAACAGCAAAAGGTACCAGTTCTGTGACAAGCGGATTAAAAATCTGCTGCGGAAGATCCATGCTGATAAAGACAAGGTGGAAAAGAACCAGGGAGAG CCTTCCAAGATTGTGAAAGTCCACGCATCACTCCTCCTGAAGGACTCTCTGGAGGTGCACTTGAACAATGCAACCAGGGTTGCTGATGTCTTGAAGCAGTTTCAGAAGAACCTGTGCCAGAATGGCTGGAATATTGTTAACACTGTCAACCTCCTCAAGTG taaCAGCTCCACAGAGTGCACAAATTTGCTCCTGTATGAAGTGGGAGGCAATATTG
- the ARHGAP40 gene encoding rho GTPase-activating protein 40 isoform X3, which translates to MNQLPPKSAVASPVSESTNSRVEALDNLSMDSFWLEVENIKQSTEAEQEECSLADVKTQEEGEAEAEWLQDAGLAELLGDPEVDKDNLVLLSTLTRTQAAAVQRRLDTYSRSRRRRNKHPVRDVRDVFAMGSSQDTAAEKEGSSPDTLWHNLRTSNTQRTETQDYSCTVRNPGKEEVFNMDVAYSEQAAVLLKGSFLSESRKLKDGNALTRFKIPKGRLGVTRIGDLSAQDMKKIPTLALIELTALCDILGFELKRNKAAKLKTTEKRLFGVPLNTLLENDQKLLPNTKVPLLLQALLSCLEKRGLETEGILRVSGSQTRIKSLEQKLERDFYSGLFRWDDVHQNDVSGLLKRFIRELPAPLLTAEYLPAFAAVQNIPDLKQRLQALNLLILILPESNRNTLKALLEFLSKVVAREKNNKMNLWNVSTVMAPNLFMHKGLPNKIPEGKEKQLAEGAADVVRMMIHYQDLLWTVSSFLVAQVRKLNESNSKRYQFCDKRIKNLLRKIHADKDKVEKNQGEPSKIVKVHASLLLKDSLEVHLNNATRVADVLKQFQKNLCQNGWNIVNTVNLLKCNSSTECTNLLLYEVGGNIGEHCLDPDTYLLDLYHINPHAEWIIKQNPSCPRMF; encoded by the exons ATGAACCAGCTTCCTCCGAAGAGTGCTGTGGCATCCCCGGTGTCAGAGAGCACAAATTCCAGGGTAGAGGCTTTGGACAACTTGTCAATGGACAGTTTTTGGCTGGAAGTGGAGAACATCAAACAGAGCACTGAAGCCGAGCAGGAGGAATGCAGCCTTGCAGATGTCAAAACACAGGAGG agggagaagccGAGGCCGAGTGGCTGCAGGACGCGGGGCTGGCCGAGCTCCTCGGGGACCCGGAGGTGGACAAGGACAACCTGGTGCTGCTGTCCACGCTGACGAGGACGCAGGCAGCAGCCGTGCAGCGCCGGCTGGACACCTACTCCCGCTCCCGCCGCAGGAGGAACAAGCACCCCGTGCGCGACGTGCGCGACGTCTTCGCCATGGGCAGCTCCcag gacacagcagcagagaaagaggGGTCCAGCCCAGACACACTGTGGCACAATCTACGGACTTCAAACACCCAGAGAA CAGAAACCCAGGATTATTCCTGCACAGTTCGAAACCCTGGGAAAGAGGAGGTATTCAACATGGATGTTGCCTACTCGGAGCAAGCAGCTGTCCTGCTCAAGGGATCCTTCCTGTCTGAATCCAGGAAGTTAAAGGATGGAAATGCCCTAACA AGATTTAAGATCCCAAAGGGCAGACTAGGAGTGACCAGGATTGGAGATCTGTCAGCTCAGGACATGAAGAAGATCCCCACACTGGCCCTCATTGAACTTACAGCTCTCTGTGATATCCTTGGCTTTGAGCTAAagagaaacaaagcagcaaaactgaaaacaacAG AGAAAAGGCTCTTTGGAGTTCCACTCAACACCCTGTTGGAAAATGACCAAAAGCTGCTGCCCAACACCAAGGTGCCTCTGCTACTCCAGGCA CTGCTGTcctgcctggagaagagaggacTTGAAACAGAGGGCATCCTGAGAGTTTCTGGGTCCCAGACCAGAATTAAG AGCCTGGAACAGAAGCTGGAAAGGGACTTCTACAGCGGCCTGTTCCGTTGGGATGATGTCCACCAGAACGACGTGTCGGGGCTGCTGAAGAGATTCATCCGCGAGCTGCCGGCCCCGCTGCTGACAGCAGAGTACCTGCCTGCCTTTGCTGCTGTCCAGA ATATTCCAGACCTGAAGCAAAGACTGCAAGCTCTAAACCTCCTGATCCTGATTCTGCCAGAGTCCAACAGAAACACTCTGAAG gCCCTTCTTGAGTTTCTCAGCAAGGTGGttgccagggaaaaaaacaacaaaatgaacCTCTGGAACGTTTCCACAGTCATGGCCCCAAACCTCTTCATGCACAAGGGGCTGCCAAACAAGATCCCtgaggggaaggagaagcagctggcagagggggcgGCTGACGTGGTGCGGATGATGATCCATTACCAGGATCTGCTCTGGACA GTCTCCTCTTTTCTGGTGGCTCAGGTGAGAAAGCTGAACGAGAGCAACAGCAAAAGGTACCAGTTCTGTGACAAGCGGATTAAAAATCTGCTGCGGAAGATCCATGCTGATAAAGACAAGGTGGAAAAGAACCAGGGAGAG CCTTCCAAGATTGTGAAAGTCCACGCATCACTCCTCCTGAAGGACTCTCTGGAGGTGCACTTGAACAATGCAACCAGGGTTGCTGATGTCTTGAAGCAGTTTCAGAAGAACCTGTGCCAGAATGGCTGGAATATTGTTAACACTGTCAACCTCCTCAAGTG taaCAGCTCCACAGAGTGCACAAATTTGCTCCTGTATGAAGTGGGAGGCAATATTG
- the ARHGAP40 gene encoding rho GTPase-activating protein 40 isoform X2, with product MDKRGTRGSRTARGGVAGPRGVLAPVRAASCAQLLSSTRYCPWKMNQLPPKSAVASPVSESTNSRVEALDNLSMDSFWLEVENIKQSTEAEQEECSLADVKTQEEGEAEAEWLQDAGLAELLGDPEVDKDNLVLLSTLTRTQAAAVQRRLDTYSRSRRRRNKHPVRDVRDVFAMGSSQDTAAEKEGSSPDTLWHNLRTSNTQRKTQDYSCTVRNPGKEEVFNMDVAYSEQAAVLLKGSFLSESRKLKDGNALTRFKIPKGRLGVTRIGDLSAQDMKKIPTLALIELTALCDILGFELKRNKAAKLKTTEKRLFGVPLNTLLENDQKLLPNTKVPLLLQALLSCLEKRGLETEGILRVSGSQTRIKSLEQKLERDFYSGLFRWDDVHQNDVSGLLKRFIRELPAPLLTAEYLPAFAAVQNIPDLKQRLQALNLLILILPESNRNTLKALLEFLSKVVAREKNNKMNLWNVSTVMAPNLFMHKGLPNKIPEGKEKQLAEGAADVVRMMIHYQDLLWTVSSFLVAQVRKLNESNSKRYQFCDKRIKNLLRKIHADKDKVEKNQGEPSKIVKVHASLLLKDSLEVHLNNATRVADVLKQFQKNLCQNGWNIVNTVNLLKCNSSTECTNLLLYEVGGNIGEHCLDPDTYLLDLYHINPHAEWIIKQNPSCPRMF from the exons ATGGACAAGCGCGGCACGCGTGGCTCCAGGACGGCCAGGGGCGGCGTGGCCGGGCCCCGGGGGGTGCTGGCACCTGTCCGggcagccagctgtgcccagctgctcAGCAG CACCAGATATTGCCCTTGGAAAATGAACCAGCTTCCTCCGAAGAGTGCTGTGGCATCCCCGGTGTCAGAGAGCACAAATTCCAGGGTAGAGGCTTTGGACAACTTGTCAATGGACAGTTTTTGGCTGGAAGTGGAGAACATCAAACAGAGCACTGAAGCCGAGCAGGAGGAATGCAGCCTTGCAGATGTCAAAACACAGGAGG agggagaagccGAGGCCGAGTGGCTGCAGGACGCGGGGCTGGCCGAGCTCCTCGGGGACCCGGAGGTGGACAAGGACAACCTGGTGCTGCTGTCCACGCTGACGAGGACGCAGGCAGCAGCCGTGCAGCGCCGGCTGGACACCTACTCCCGCTCCCGCCGCAGGAGGAACAAGCACCCCGTGCGCGACGTGCGCGACGTCTTCGCCATGGGCAGCTCCcag gacacagcagcagagaaagaggGGTCCAGCCCAGACACACTGTGGCACAATCTACGGACTTCAAACACCCAGAGAA AAACCCAGGATTATTCCTGCACAGTTCGAAACCCTGGGAAAGAGGAGGTATTCAACATGGATGTTGCCTACTCGGAGCAAGCAGCTGTCCTGCTCAAGGGATCCTTCCTGTCTGAATCCAGGAAGTTAAAGGATGGAAATGCCCTAACA AGATTTAAGATCCCAAAGGGCAGACTAGGAGTGACCAGGATTGGAGATCTGTCAGCTCAGGACATGAAGAAGATCCCCACACTGGCCCTCATTGAACTTACAGCTCTCTGTGATATCCTTGGCTTTGAGCTAAagagaaacaaagcagcaaaactgaaaacaacAG AGAAAAGGCTCTTTGGAGTTCCACTCAACACCCTGTTGGAAAATGACCAAAAGCTGCTGCCCAACACCAAGGTGCCTCTGCTACTCCAGGCA CTGCTGTcctgcctggagaagagaggacTTGAAACAGAGGGCATCCTGAGAGTTTCTGGGTCCCAGACCAGAATTAAG AGCCTGGAACAGAAGCTGGAAAGGGACTTCTACAGCGGCCTGTTCCGTTGGGATGATGTCCACCAGAACGACGTGTCGGGGCTGCTGAAGAGATTCATCCGCGAGCTGCCGGCCCCGCTGCTGACAGCAGAGTACCTGCCTGCCTTTGCTGCTGTCCAGA ATATTCCAGACCTGAAGCAAAGACTGCAAGCTCTAAACCTCCTGATCCTGATTCTGCCAGAGTCCAACAGAAACACTCTGAAG gCCCTTCTTGAGTTTCTCAGCAAGGTGGttgccagggaaaaaaacaacaaaatgaacCTCTGGAACGTTTCCACAGTCATGGCCCCAAACCTCTTCATGCACAAGGGGCTGCCAAACAAGATCCCtgaggggaaggagaagcagctggcagagggggcgGCTGACGTGGTGCGGATGATGATCCATTACCAGGATCTGCTCTGGACA GTCTCCTCTTTTCTGGTGGCTCAGGTGAGAAAGCTGAACGAGAGCAACAGCAAAAGGTACCAGTTCTGTGACAAGCGGATTAAAAATCTGCTGCGGAAGATCCATGCTGATAAAGACAAGGTGGAAAAGAACCAGGGAGAG CCTTCCAAGATTGTGAAAGTCCACGCATCACTCCTCCTGAAGGACTCTCTGGAGGTGCACTTGAACAATGCAACCAGGGTTGCTGATGTCTTGAAGCAGTTTCAGAAGAACCTGTGCCAGAATGGCTGGAATATTGTTAACACTGTCAACCTCCTCAAGTG taaCAGCTCCACAGAGTGCACAAATTTGCTCCTGTATGAAGTGGGAGGCAATATTG
- the ADIG gene encoding adipogenin has product MRYPLVPLVNELTFPLLFFWFCLPFVMLLIIAIIWLQLLLNEAQMPSTEKIEKESPDEPDSDSADELTEEENQRDSSSTEMQEESQSSGAVGRLRPKPAYLSSDPKSQSLLAVTSNSWSQRQKTRYSHAEKSIFCNILMVLCSLLSSLTWNFVSLLLQTFNILRTLLLPSYLVTYMAQLFALLGERAEKILGSLSLESRGLLLSVLGRKLQLSQAQRTTSG; this is encoded by the exons ATGAGGTATCCCCTGGTTCCTCTGGTGAACGAGCTGacctttcctctgcttttcttctggtTCTGCTTGCCCTTTGTAATGCTGCTGATCATCGCCATTatctggctgcagctgctgcttaaTGAAG CACAGATGCCCAGCACAGAAAAGATTGAGAAAGAATCTCCTGATGAACCTGATTCTGACTCTGCAGATGAACTaacagaggaagaaaaccagAGAGATTCATCTAGTACAGAGATGCAAGAGGAGTCACAATCCAGTGGAGCTGTGGGAAGACTGAGGCCCAAGCCTGCTTATCTGAGCTCAGATCCTAAAAGCCAAAGTCTTCTTGCTGTGACCTCAAACAGCTGGTCCCAGAGGCAGAAGACAAGATATTCCCATGCTGAAAAGAGCATTTTCTGTAACATCCTGATG gtgttgtgctctttgctttcttctctcaCCTGGAATTTTGTCTCCCTGTTGCTCCAGACCTTTAACATCCTGAGGactctgctgctgccatcctATCTGGTTACCTACATGGCTCAGCTGTTTGCTTTGCTGGGTGAAAGAGCTGAGAAAATCCTGGGCTCCCTGAGTCTGGAGAGCAGAGGACTGCTGCTTTCAGTCCTGGGGAGGAAACTGCAGCTGAGCCAAGCTCAGAGAACCACCTCAGGGTGA